Proteins from a genomic interval of Yarrowia lipolytica chromosome 1E, complete sequence:
- a CDS encoding uncharacterized protein (Compare to YALI0E11451g, no similarity) codes for MYKTRAAFDTISPPQLAPDGPELLSDIDYRSLDLPFYSLAAKHPGVKLSYHARTVLFSYTGKQQADNALKWLMDELIEDNDELVCLKIIDKHSAKDVEKYHKQAADILRAVVAEADKVGKKLTIDVELGQGSVSKVVKHCTYLYQPALAVVARTNYIDPRVSEMPKDTATNYLLRSSVVPVIVVRPPMIDKWQERKKAHANDQPPFTVPWLIHDPRITVPKDYETQQGLLENPSFKLDDLKLLQHYQIDYKKQPTGTSLQVPSTAPNRRMSSNASQSPSNMRTPAPETLSAPTSPAQMRTNSVGGGGLPHPMYKADGFLQLPPDSSALKKQQQRRKSTLLLDDEPPKPPPTPADRYDENALDDSSPERDNSGSQPPSSRTISIVHPEKPERSRSRGKDNLRPSLSLTRTLSSSSMSSDSSKSSHKWGLGWLKGKSSKKKKGGSSGNSLKPSVTN; via the coding sequence ATGTACAAAACCAGAGCGGCCTTCGACACCATCTCGCCCCCACAACTCGCTCCCGATGGTCCCGAGCTTCTCTCCGACATTGACTACCGGTCGCTCGATCTACCGTTTTATTCGCTCGCCGCCAAACACCCCGGCGTCAAGCTCTCGTACCACGCCCGCACGGTGCTCTTTTCGTACACGGGCAAGCAGCAGGCCGACAATGCATTGAAATGGCTCATGGACGAGCTTATCGAGGACAATGACGAGCTGGTGTGTCTCAAAATCATCGACAAACATAGCGCCAAGGACGTGGAAAAGTACCACAAGCAGGCGGCCGATATTTTGCGGGCCGTGGTCGCGGAGGCAGACAAGGTCGGCAAAAAGCTTACCATCGACGTTGAGCTGGGCCAGGGCTCCGTCTCCAAGGTCGTCAAGCACTGCACCTATCTGTACCAGCCTGCTCTGGCTGTGGTCGCTCGAACCAACTACATCGATCCTCGAGTCAGTGAAATGCCTAAGGATACCGCCACAAACTATCTGTTGCGTTCGTCAGTGGTGCCCGTCATTGTGGTGCGTCCACCAATGATCGACAAGTGGCAGGAGCGCAAAAAGGCCCACGCCAACGACCAGCCGCCGTTCACCGTGCCCTGGTTGATTCACGACCCCCGAATCACTGTACCCAAGGACTACGAAACCCAGCAGGGCCTGTTGGAGAACCCCTCGTTCAAACTCGACGacctcaagctgctgcagcaTTACCAGATCGACTACAAGAAGCAGCCCACCGGCACGTCGCTCCAGGTTCCTTCTACCGCCCCCAACAGACGCATGTCTAGCAACGCCTCGCAATCGCCCTCCAACATGCGAACGCCAGCGCCAGAGACTCTTTCGGCACCCACGTCACCGGCCCAGATGCGCACAAACTCCGTCGGAGGGGGAGGCCTACCCCACCCCATGTATAAAGCCGATGGATTCCTACAGCTTCCACCAGACTCCAGTGCActcaagaagcagcagcagcgacgtAAGTCGACCCTGCTGTTGGACGACGAGCCTCCCAAGCCTCCACCTACCCCGGCCGACCGGTACGACGAGAACGCCCTTGACGACTCGTCTCCCGAAAGAGACAACAGTGGCTCTcaacctccatcttccCGAACGATTTCCATTGTGCATCCTGAGAAACCCGAGCGATCTCGGTCTCGAGGAAAGGACAATTTGCGGCCTTCTCTGTCGCTGACCCGAACACTAtccagctcgtccatgTCGTCCGACTCGTCCAAGTCGTCCCACAAGTGGGGTCTGGGCTGGCTCAAGGGTAAGAGcagcaaaaagaagaagggcggcagcagcggaAACAGCCTCAAGCCCTCCGTCACCAACTAG
- a CDS encoding uncharacterized protein (Compare to YALI0E11473g, similar to uniprot|P50505 Debaryomyces occidentalis HAK1 high affinity potassium transporter), whose protein sequence is MAPEERERATLDSDVPVDMINGINYRDVESHQVAESTTKRAMKLGMLAFSSLGAVYGDLATSPLYTLNSIFPEDPTEKETMGAVSCIFWGLTIVVLFKYAIIVFAFGPNNGEGGIVAIYAKIARELNLGQRGSASTNPEDDLIQLQKSETQGSWAASGNHKTDDMWNNKVWRAVAPFLRTMPLFLCLLGSSFLMSDGLLTPVQSVLSAIEGIEIPQPSMQKHVVLISCFIIVFIFVFQRLGSAKLSMVCSPILFVWLISLGVIGIYNITYHPAILKATNPKYAIDYLKAGGIDSMGNVILCLTGTEAMFADVGHFSPWAIRLSVLVLVYPMCALAYFGQGARMVLEPSLMKNIFYLTIPGPQNGGLYWFIFVLALLSTIIASQSIILGVFSISKQLIQLDCMPNFPVVHTSEKIYGKVYVPILNYFLLVCCVLATIGFKNSNNTASAFGLCVAVDFFITTVMISMSIVLVHKHHWVWGILMLFSFGLLDMTFVAAEMKKVPSGAWFPLMMGVIFISVMLLWRWGNGERMKYEFDHRVPMRRLFERKKPRPSHIQSLNLGTKEKYAQNFDDSIETVSDDNVSELDLGVKEKKDVQVRHREINAATNAAPIPRYPGMSIFYNNLRFTLRSPNTVPGVFKTFVDSFPTLSEHVVLLAIRIATVPRVKPEDRVKIVPVPGVDGLFRGVVSFGFVESAKMTPELEDEIAARVGYTIDGYNEDRKVVHVFNKQLCYGAGYDKDDYANRGKVARTAIYSAIWCRRMLIDWIYGPAEYFFNASDRVVKIIVKDPSSTPISVTTAAYI, encoded by the coding sequence ATGGCTCCCGAAGAACGCGAAAGAGCGACTCTTGACAGTGACGTACCTGTGGATATGATCAACGGAATCAACTACAGGGACGTGGAGTCCCACCAGGTTGCAGAATCGACTACTAAGCGAGCCATGAAGCTCGGAATGCTGGCATTCTCTTCGCTTGGAGCTGTCTATGGAGACTTGGCCACCTCGCCTCTGTATACGCTCAACTCCATTTTCCCCGAGGATCCGACCGAGAAAGAGACCATGGGCGCCGTCAGCTGCATTTTCTGGGGTCTCACTATCGTCGTGCTCTTCAAGTATGCCATCATTGTGTTTGCCTTTGGACCCAACAACGGAGAGGGAGGTATTGTGGCCATCTACGCCAAAATTGCTCGTGAGTTGAATCTCGGCCAGCGAGGAAGTGCGTCCACAAACCCCGAAGATGATCTCATCCAGCTCCAAAAGTCGGAAACCCAAGGCTCTTGGGCCGCCAGCGGAAATCACAAGACCGACGATATGTGGAACAACAAAGTGTGGAGAGCAGTAGCTCCGTTTCTGCGAACCATGCCTCTTTTTCTATGTCTCCTAGGATCCTCCTTTCTCATGTCTGATGGTCTCCTTACTCCTGTCCAGTCCGTTCTGTCTGCTATTGAAGGTATCGAGATCCCCCAACCCAGCATGCAAAAACACGTTGTGCTGATTTCGTGTTTCATCATTGTCTTCATTTTTGTCTTCCAGCGCCTGGGAAGTGCCAAGTTGTCCATGGTCTGCTCTCCTATCCTCTTTGTCTGGCTCATCTCCCTCGGTGTCATTGGTATCTACAACATCACCTACCATCCTGccattctcaaggccaccaaccccaagtaCGCCATTGATTACTTAAAGGCAGGCGGCATCGACTCCATGGGAAACGTCATCCTGTGTCTGACTGGAACAGAAGCTATGTTTGCTGATGTCGGACACTTTTCGCCCTGGGCCATCCGTCTATCAGTGCTAGTGCTCGTCTACCCCATGTGTGCTCTTGCATACTTTGGTCAGGGAGCTCGAATGGTGCTGGAGCCTTCTCTGATGAAAAACATCTTCTACCTGACCATTCCGGGACCCCAGAACGGAGGTCTGTACTGGTTCATTTTCGTGCTTGCTCTGCTGTCCACAATCATTGCCTCTCAGTCTATCATTCTCGGAGtcttttccatctccaagcaACTCATCCAACTGGACTGTATGCCCAACTTCCCCGTTGTCCATACCTCGGAGAAGATTTACGGAAAGGTGTATGTGCCCATTCTCAACTACTTTCTGCTGGTTTGCTGTGTTCTGGCCACCATTGGTTTCAagaactccaacaacaccgCCTCGGCCTTTGGTCTGTGTGTGGCTGTCGACTTTTTCATCACCACTGTCATGATCTCCATGTCCATTGTTCTGGTTCACAAGCACCACTGGGTGTGGGGAATCCTGAtgctcttctccttcggtcttcttgacaTGACATTTGTTGCTGCAGAAATGAAAAAAGTGCCCTCAGGAGCCTGGTTCCCGCTCATGATGGGagtcatcttcatctcgGTCATGCTGCTGTGGCGATGGGGTAACGGAGAACGAATGAAGTACGAGTTTGACCATCGAGTGCCCATGAGACGTCTGTTTGAGCGAAAGAAGCCGCGACCGTCTCACATCCAGAGCCTGAACCTCGGCACCAAGGAAAAGTACGCCCAGAACTTTGACGACTCCATCGAAACAGTATCGGATGACAATGTCTCTGAGCTCGACTTGGGCGTCAAAGAGAAAAAGGACGTGCAGGTGCGACATCGGGAAATCAACGCTGCCACCAACGCCGCCCCTATTCCTCGATATCCTGGAATGTCCATCTTCTACAATAATCTGCGGTTCACTCTTCGATCTCCAAACACTGTCCCTGGCGTCTTCAAAACTTTTGTCGACTCCTTCCCCACCCTCTCTGAACACGTTGTTCTGCTGGCTATCAGAATCGCCACTGTTCCTCGAGTAAAGCCTGAAGACAGAGTCAAGATTGTTCCAGTCCCTGGGGTCGACGGTCTCTTCCGAGGAGTTGTTTCTTTTGGTTTCGTCGAGTCCGCCAAAATGACTCCTGAACTCGAAGACGAGATTGCTGCCCGTGTTGGATACACCATTGACGGGTACAACGAGGACAGAAAGGTGGTGCACGTGTTTAACAAGCAGCTGTGCTACGGAGCGGGCTATGATAAAGACGACTATGCTAACCGAGGCAAGGTGGCCCGAACAGCAATTTACTCGGCCATCTGGTGCCGAAGAATGCTCATCGACTGGATCTATGGACCCGCAGAGTACTTCTTCAATGCCTCCGATCGAGTCGTCAAAATCATTGTCAAGGATCCCAGCAGCACTCCCATCAGCGTCACCACTGCTGCTTATATTTAG
- a CDS encoding uncharacterized protein (Compare to YALI0E11495g, similar to Saccharomyces cerevisiae AMD1 (YML035C); ancestral locus Anc_5.578, similar to uniprot|P15274 Saccharomyces cerevisiae YML035c AMD1 AMP deaminase), with amino-acid sequence MKFTLLCMLEIEPLEGPANSFDLAPLHTTPSRHCLCTMPQQAMDIKGKAKSVPMPEEDDLDSHFVGPISPRPHGADEIAGYVGCEDDEDELEELGMLGRSASTHFSYAEERHLIEVDAKYRALHGHLPHQHSQSPVSRSSSFVRAEMNHPPPPPSSHTHQQPEDDDASSTRSRSSSRASGRKFNRNRTKSGSSLSKGLQQLNMTGSLEEEPYESDDDARLSAEDDIVYDATQKDTCKPISPTLKRTRTKDDMKNMSINDVKITTTTEDPLVAQELSMMFEKVQYCRDLRDKYQTVSLQKDGDNPKDDKTHWKIYPEPPPPSWHETEKRFRGSSKKEHQKKDPTMDEFKFEDCEIPGPNDMVFKRDPTCVYQVYEDESSLNENKPFVAIPSIRDYYMDLEDLIVASSDGPAKSFAFRRLQYLEAKWNLYYLLNEYTETTESKTNPHRDFYNVRKVDTHVHHSACMNQKHLLRFIKYKMKNCPDEVVIHRDGRELTLSQVFESLNLTAYDLSIDTLDMHAHKDSFHRFDKFNLKYNPVGESRLREIFLKTDNYIQGRYLAEITKEVFQDLENSKYQMAEYRISIYGRSKDEWDKLAAWVLDNKLFSPNVRWLIQVPRLYDIYKKAGLVNTFADIVQNVFEPLFEVTKDPSTHPKLHVFLQRVVGFDSVDDESKLDRRFHRKFPTAAYWDSAQNPPYSYWQYYLYANMASINTWRQRLGYNTFELRPHAGEAGDPEHLLCTYLVAQGINHGILLRKVPFIQYLYYLDQIPIAMSPVSNNALFLTFDKNPFYSYFKRGLNVSLSSDDPLQFAYTKEALIEEYSVAALIYKLSNVDMCELARNSVLQSGFERIIKEHWIGENYEIHGPEGNTIQKTNVPNVRLAFRDETLTHELALVDKYTNLEEFERLHG; translated from the coding sequence ATGAAGTTTACGTTGCTGTGCATGTTGGAGATAGAGCCGTTGGAAGGACCCGCTAATTCGTTTGATCTTGCTCCTCTCCACACTACACCATCACGACATTGCCTCTGTACCATGCCGCAGCAAGCAATGGATATCAAGGGCAAGGCCAAGTCTGTGCCCATGcccgaagaagacgaccTGGACTCGCATTTTGTGGGTCCCATCTCTCCTCGACCTCACGGAGCAGACGAGATTGCTGGCTACGTGGGCTGCGAagacgacgaagacgagcTTGAAGAACTGGGAATGCTGGGCCGATCTGCGTCCACCCACTTCTCTTACGCGGAAGAACGCCACCTCATCGAGGTTGATGCCAAGTACAGAGCTCTTCATGGCCATCTGCCTCATCAGCACTCTCAGAGTCCCGTGTCCAGATCTTCGTCATTTGTGCGGGCCGAAATGAACCacccccctcccccacccTCCAGCCACACCCACCAACAGCCAGAGGACGATGACGCATCTTCCACTCGATCTCGATCGTCGtctcgagcttctggacGCAAGttcaacagaaacagaacCAAGTCTGGATCTTCGCTGAGCAAGggtctccagcagctcaacaTGACCGGATCGCTCGAAGAAGAGCCCTACGAGAGCGATGACGATGCCCGACTATCTGCGGAAGACGACATTGTCTATGATGCTACCCAGAAAGACACCTGCAAGCCCATATCTCCTACTCTCAAACGCACCCgcaccaaggacgacatGAAGAACATGTCCATCAACGACGTCAaaatcaccaccaccacagaaGATCCTCTTGTGGCCCAGGAGCTGTCCATGATGTTCGAAAAGGTGCAGTACTGCCGAGACCTCCGAGACAAGTACCAAACCGTGTCGCTACAGAAGGACGGAGACAACCCCAAGGATGACAAGACGCACTGGAAAATTTACCCCGAGCCTCCACCACCCTCCTGGCACGAGACCGAAAAGCGATTCCGAGGCTCGTCCAAAAAGGAGCACCAAAAGAAAGACCCGACAATGGATGAATTCAAATTCGAGGACTGCGAAATCCCCGGACCCAACGACATGGTCTTCAAGCGAGATCCTACCTGTGTCTATCAGGTCTATGAGGATGAAAGCTCTCTCAACGAAAATAAGCCGTTTGTTGCCATCCCCTCAATCCGAGATTACTACATGGATCTGGAGGATCTCATTGTGGCTTCGTCTGACGGACCTGCCAAGTCTTTTGCTTTCCGACGACTGCAATATCTAGAAGCCAAGTGGAACCTCTACTACCTGCTCAACGAGTACACGGAGACAACCGAGTCCAAGACCAACCCCCATCGAGACTTTTACAACGTACGAAAGGTCGACACCCACGTTCACCACTCTGCCTGCATGAACCAGAAGCATCTGCTGCGATTCATCAAATACAAGATGAAGAACTGCCCTGATGAAGTTGTCATCCACCGAGACGGTCGGGAGCTGACACTCTCCCAGGTGTTTGAGTCACTTAACTTGACTGCCTACGACCTGTCTATCGATACCCTTGATATGCATGCTCACAAGGACTCGTTCCATCGATTTGACAAGTTCAACCTCAAGTACAACCCTGTCGGTGAGTCTCGACTGCGAGAAATCTTCCTAAAGACCGACAACTACATCCAGGGTCGATACCTAGCTGAGATCACAAAGGAGGTGTTCCAGGATCTCGAGAACTCGAAGTACCAGATGGCGGAGTACCGTATTTCCATCTACGGTCGGTCCAAGGACGAGTGGGACAAGCTGGCTGCCTGGGTGCTGGACAACAAACTGTTTTCGCCCAATGTTCGGTGGTTGATCCAGGTGCCTCGACTGTACGACATTTACAAGAAGGCTGGTCTGGTTAACACCTTTGCCGACATTGTGCAGAACGTCTTTGAGCCTCTTTTCGAGGTCACCAAGGATCCCAGTACCCATCCCAAGCTGCACGTGTTCCTGCAGCGAGTTGTGGGCTTTGACTCTGTCGATGACGAGTCGAAGCTGGACCGACGTTTCCACCGAAAGTTCCCAACTGCAGCATACTGGGACAGCGCACAGAACCCTccctactcgtactggcAGTACTATCTATACGCCAACATGGCCTCCATCAACACCTGGAGACAGCGTTTGGGCTATAATACTTTTGAGTTGCGACCCCATGCTGGAGAGGCTGGTGACCCAGAGCATCTTCTGTGCACTTATCTGGTTGCTCAGGGTATCAACCACGGTATTCTGTTGCGAAAGGTGCCCTTCATTCAGTACCTTTACTACCTGGACCAGATCCCCATTGCCATGTCTCCCGTGTCCAACAATGCGCTGTTCCTCACGTTCGACAAGAACCCCTTCTACTCATACTTCAAGCGGGGTCTCAACGTGTCCTTGTCATCGGATGATCCTCTGCAGTTTGCTTACACTAAGGAGGCTCTGATTGAGGAGTACTCTGTGGCTGCGCTCATTTACAAGCTTTCCAACGTGGATATGTGTGAGCTTGCTCGAAACTCGGTACTGCAATCTGGCTTTGAGCGAATCATCAAGGAGCATTGGATCGGCGAAAACTACGAGATCCATGGCCCCGAGGGCAACACCATCCAGAAGACAAACGTGCCCAATGTGCGTCTGGCCTTCCGAGACGAGACTTTGACCCACGAGCTTGCTCTGGTGGACAAGTACACCAATCttgaggagtttgagcgGCTGCATGGTTAA
- a CDS encoding uncharacterized protein (Compare to YALI0E11517g, weakly similar to uniprot|Q8TFK5 Yarrowia lipolytica CWP1 Cell wall protein), which translates to MKFSAVLLASAAALVSAKKFTIVAIRSGSDIQNSPVVSDGKKLVLGGDGGIPTTYEVKDGVLYANDKPVQFGNGATIEDGEGQGTDGVTVDGQDHLYVPNYTFTACAAQGRAYKYTVTSSEDCNQGATPFAARVIYQDEDSKTESAAAAGNGTVVTKTGVVTAQSTALVTITSCEDDKCHKPTGEPSQPAQATEPTTGPAQANGAAAFGVSVAAAGVAAAALLI; encoded by the coding sequence ATGAAGTTCTCCGCTGTTCTCCTCGCCTCCGCCGCCGCTCTTGTCTCCGCCAAGAAGTTCACCATCGTCGCCATCCGATCTGGCTCCGACATCCAGAACTCCCCCGTCGTCTCCGACGGTAAGAagctcgtccttggcggtGACGGTGGCATCCCCACCACCTACGAGGTGAAGGATGGTGTCCTCTACGCCAACGACAAGCCCGTCCAGTTCGGCAACGGCGCCACCATTGAGGATGGCGAGGGCCAGGGAACCGACGGCGTCACCGTTGACGGTCAGGACCACCTTTACGTCCCCAACTACACCTTCACTGCCTGCGCTGCCCAGGGCCGAgcttacaagtacaccgtCACCTCCTCCGAGGACTGCAACCAGGGTGCTACTCCCTTCGCTGCCCGTGTCATCTACCAGGATGAGGACTCTAAGACCGAGTCTGCCGCCGCTGCCGGAAACGGTACCGTGGTCACCAAGACCGGTGTTGTCACTGCCCAGTCCACCGCTCTGgtcaccatcacctctTGCGAGGATGACAAGTGCCACAAGCCCACCGGTGAGCCTTCCCAGCCCGCCCAGGCTACTGAGCCCACCACCGGCCCTGCCCAGGCCAACGGTGCCGCTGCTTTCGGTGTCTCCGTTGCCGCTGCCGGTGTTGCCGCCGCTGCCCTGCTTATTTAA
- a CDS encoding uncharacterized protein (Compare to YALI0E11539g, weakly similar to uniprot|Q03707 Saccharomyces cerevisiae YML034W SRC1 protein, similar to Saccharomyces cerevisiae YDR458C and SRC1 (YML034W); ancestral locus Anc_5.577) yields the protein MDSYEYLTEGFDPKSLRIADLRRIFAHHDIEYNVSGKKAEMISVFRNEISPRAAELYAREIATPGGEGIVDAGAPKIKSKKEGKEKKEKKEDKEKTTRAPAKRRVTSRNKTPELQAPDEIQVRRSPRRSPSKQDISLDLDEVLASPKKKKASLDSPKKKVGRPRKIKEPSPEPESEEEEEAEEIIEQVKTTRKLELDDIPVIAAPKQQRQPSGYAVDDDEVVEMDEQEVAELIAPIVDQSPKKSPKKNKRRLSQPVVDPERSDNEDARPKKKKLSKEEKEAKALRKEKKRKEKEALARKVFSFEDAETAESKLLGEEDEVADFEYKKVDTPLKVKKEEDSADSPFTSQNVFQSGGTPDKKRKRKSEVAENSARKVRKAEEDDDFNASLDQTFASVPEAFSGLGGAAQIPSLSPPASFFSHQQQPTTATSQTPSSSTQFSSPPHSTSNSRINRFMFSSPEERDDENVNVVSSTPPLPVASSSQNTRQSFMPGLDELNLSSKFAEELRKQKEEELNDDDDEEEEVDVKSKGKETTSITKTKTKNKPVVFKAKKPSVLSKIDFKAVIFNLLKLVTIGALISGLVIAGGWYRKEKFAVGYCGTGEHAQALSKYDEFIEFWKEVLPPCTPCPENAECYRGFELECHEGFVAEAHPLSFNGFLPLPPKCVYDTRIVSVAQQVLDYLRLQNSYAECGSPESEATGFDVQVKTEFTYDELYDYGRKNVHAFDDKVWAQAMKAVGEQEDIIIGSIRISESQRATRLVEGEPEVYYEDVVVAQETYKSISDAYFTLRCKCDKFVRGWLAQNQFYILGVLIAASAAIVGKEWYNQRKREQQHVSELVNQVNEMMMTQAREHDADSTGLKQPRFLPVPQLRDELLVDTATSKRKASLWKKVADTVEQNANVESQTKEVRGEVTRVWEWVGNLN from the exons ATGGACAGCTACGAATATCTGACTGAGG GTTTCGACCCCAAGTCTCTGCGAATCGCAGACCTGCGACGAATCTTCGCACACCACGACATTGAGTACAACGTCTCCggcaagaaggccgagatGATCAGTGTCTTCAGAAACGAAATCTCTCCGCGCGCAGCAGAGCTCTATGCCAGGGAAATCGCCACCCCTGGAGGCGAGGGCATTGTCGACGCCGGAGCCCCTAAGATCAAGAGCAAGAAGGAAgggaaggagaagaaggagaagaaagagGACAAGGAAAAGACCACGCGAGCGCCCGCAAAACGACGGGTTACCTCGCGAAACAAGACCCCCGAACTTCAGGCTCCCGACGAGATCCAGGTTAGACGGTCGCCCAGACGATCTCCTTCCAAGCAGGATATTTCTCTTGATCTGGACGAGGTTCTAGCCtcccccaagaagaagaaggcgtCTCTAGATtcccccaagaagaaggttGGCCGACCACGAAAGATCAAGGAGCCCTCTCCTGAACCCGAgtctgaggaggaagaagaggctgaggagatTATTGAGCAGGTTAAGACTACACGaaagctggagctggacgaTATCCCCGTCATTGCTGCTCCCAAGCAGCAACGACAACCGTCCGGATACGCTGTGGATGACGATGAGGTGGTTGAGATGGATGAACAGGAAGTCGCTGAGTTGATTGCCCCCATCGTAGACCAGTCGCCAAAAAAGTCGCCAAAGAAGAACAAGCGGCGGCTGTCACAGCCCGTGGTCGACCCTGAACGGTCCGACAATGAAGATGCCCGgccgaaaaagaaaaagctgtccaaggaggaaaaggaggcTAAGGCGCTGCGAAAGGAAAAGAAGCGAAAGGAAAAAGAGGCTCTGGCCCGAAAGGTGTTCTCCTTTGAGGACGCCGAGACTGCCGAGAGCAAGCTGCTGGGCGAAGAGGACGAGGTTGCCGACTTTGAGTACAAGAAGGTCGACACTCCtctcaaggtcaagaaggaggaggactcaGCAGACTCTCCCTTCACGTCTCAGAACGTTTTCCAGTCTGGAGGAACCCCCGACAAGAAGAGAAAGCGAAAGTCCGAAGTGGCCGAAAACAGTGCTCGAAAGGTCCgaaaggccgaggaggacgacgacttcaATGCCTCACTTGACCAGACCTTTGCCTCTGTTCCTGAAGCCTTTTCTGGTCTTGGAGGGGCTGCACAGATTCCCTCTTTGTCCCCTCCTGCGTCGTTCTTCTCacatcaacaacagccAACTACTGCCACTTCTCAGACTCCTTCGTCTTCGACGCAgttttcttctcctccccattccacctccaactctCGAATCAACCGGTTCATGTTCTCTTCCCCCGAGGAGCGAGATGACGAGAACGTGAATGTGGTGAGCTCCACCCCTCCCTTGCCTGTGGCCTCTTCTTCCCAAAACACCCGCCAGTCGTTCATGCCTGGTTTGGACGAGCTCAACCTAAGCAGCAAGTTTGCTGAGGAGCTCCGAAAGCaaaaggaagaagagctcaatgacgacgacgacgaggaagaggaggttgatgtcaagtccaagggcaaggagaCAACGAGtatcaccaagaccaagacaAAAAACAAGCCTGTGGTtttcaaggccaagaagccgTCCGTCTTGTCCAAGATTGACTTCAAGGCTGTCATTTTCAACCTTCTCAAGCTTGTGACAATTGGTGCTCTCATCTCTGGTCTCGTGATAGCTGGTGGCTGGTATCgaaaggagaagtttgccGTTGGATACTGTGGCACCGGTGAGCATGCCCAGGCTCTATCAAAGTATGACGAGTTCATTGAATTCTGGAAGGAGGTTCTTCCTCCCTGCACACCTTGTCCCGAAAATGCCGAGTGCTATCGGGGCTTTGAGCTCGAGTGCCACGAGGGCTTTGTTGCTGAGGCTCACCCTCTCTCTTTCAACGGCTTCCTGCCTCTCCCCCCCAAGTGTGTCTACGATACCCGAATTGTTTCTGTTGCCCAGCAGGTGCTCGACTACTTGCGGCTGCAGAACTCCTACGCCGAGTGCGGCTCTCCCGAGTCTGAGGCCACCGGCTTCGACGTCCAGGTGAAGACCGAGTTTACCTACGACGAACTGTACGACTATGGACGAAAGAACGTGCATGCCTTTGACGACAAGGTGTGGGCACAGGCCATGAAGGCCGTCGGTGAGCAGGAAGATATTATT atcGGATCAATTCGTATCAGTGAATCCCAAAGAGCAACGCGATTGGTTGAAGGAGAACCGGAAGTCTACTACGAGGACGTCGTGGTTGCACAGGAGACGTACAAGTCAATCTCCGACGCCTACTTCACTCTCCGATGCAAGTGCGACAAGTTTGTTCGAGGATGGCTGGCTCAAAATCAGTTCTATATTCTCGGGGTTTTGATTGCCGCTTCCGCTGCTATTGTTGGAAAGGAATGGTATAACCAGCGAAAgcgagagcagcagcatgtGTCTGAGCTTGTCAATCAGGTCAACGAAATGATGATGACCCAGGCACGGGAACATGACGCTGACTCTACTGGCCTTAAGCAACCCCGATTCCTTCCTGTGCCCCAACTTAgagacgagctgctggtagACACCGCCACTTCCAAGCGAAAGGCTTCgctgtggaagaaggtggCTGACACCGTTGAGCAGAACGCCAACGTGGAGTCTcagaccaaggaggtcCGAGGAGAGGTTACCCGAGTGTGGGAGTGGGTTGGAAATTTGAACTAG